In Aureibaculum algae, the following are encoded in one genomic region:
- the sufC gene encoding Fe-S cluster assembly ATPase SufC, with protein MLEIKNLHANIDDKEILKGINLSVKAGEVHAIMGPNGSGKSTLSSVIAGKEDYEVTEGQVILNGEDLDDMAPEDRAHKGIFLSFQYPIEIPGVSVTNFIKTAINETRKANGLNELPAKDMLQKIKKTAELLEIDRKFLSRSLNEGFSGGEKKRNEIFQMAMLEPKLAILDETDSGLDIDALKVVANGVNKLKSKDNAVILITHYQRLLEYIVPDFVHVLHDGKIVKSGGKELALELEEKGYDWLK; from the coding sequence ATGTTAGAAATAAAAAATTTACACGCCAACATTGACGACAAGGAAATACTAAAAGGAATTAACTTAAGCGTTAAGGCTGGTGAAGTTCATGCCATTATGGGCCCAAATGGTTCAGGTAAAAGTACGTTATCAAGTGTAATTGCTGGTAAAGAAGATTATGAAGTAACTGAAGGACAGGTTATTTTAAACGGTGAAGATTTAGACGATATGGCTCCAGAAGATAGAGCACATAAAGGTATCTTTTTATCTTTTCAATACCCTATTGAAATTCCAGGAGTATCAGTTACCAACTTTATTAAAACCGCTATTAATGAAACTCGTAAGGCTAATGGTCTTAATGAACTTCCTGCAAAGGATATGCTCCAAAAAATTAAGAAAACTGCCGAATTACTTGAAATTGATAGAAAATTTTTATCTCGTTCATTAAATGAAGGTTTTTCTGGTGGAGAAAAAAAGAGAAATGAAATCTTTCAAATGGCGATGTTAGAACCAAAATTAGCCATTTTAGATGAAACTGATTCTGGTTTAGATATTGACGCTCTTAAGGTTGTTGCCAATGGTGTTAATAAATTAAAAAGTAAAGACAACGCAGTTATTTTAATTACGCATTACCAACGATTATTAGAATATATTGTTCCTGATTTTGTACATGTTTTACACGATGGTAAAATCGTAAAATCTGGAGGAAAAGAATTAGCTCTTGAGTTAGAAGAAAAAGGATACGACTGGTTGAAATAA
- the sufB gene encoding Fe-S cluster assembly protein SufB: MSKYTEDDLKKELETKEYEYGFYTDIQSDKFPVGLNEDVVRAISKKKNEPTWMTDWRIEAFRIWEAMTEPDWANVNYKKPDFQAISYYSAPKSADPNKTLDDVDPDLLEMYRKLGISVDEQKKLQNVAVDIVVDSVSVATTFKKTLSEKGIIFMPISEAIQEHPELVKKYLGSVVPQTDNFYAALNSAVFSDGSFCYIPKGVKCPMELSTYFRINEGGTGQFERTLVVADKGSYVSYLEGCTAPARDENQLHAAVVELIALDDAEIKYSTVQNWFPGGKDGKGGVYNFVTKRGLCEKNAKISWTQVETGSAITWKYPSCILKGDNSVGEFYSIAVTNNYQQADTGTKMIHLGKNTKSTIISKGISAGKSQNSYRGLVQVNSRADNARNFSQCDSLLMGNECGAHTFPYIEVKNKTAKIEHEATTSKIGEDQLFYCNQRGIGTDKAIALIVNGFSKEVLNKLPMEFAVEAQKLLEISLEGSVG; the protein is encoded by the coding sequence ATGAGTAAATATACAGAAGACGATTTAAAAAAAGAGCTAGAAACAAAAGAGTATGAATACGGTTTTTATACAGATATACAATCTGATAAATTTCCTGTAGGATTAAATGAAGATGTTGTTAGAGCTATTTCTAAAAAGAAAAATGAGCCTACATGGATGACGGACTGGCGTATTGAAGCTTTTAGAATTTGGGAGGCTATGACAGAACCCGATTGGGCTAACGTCAACTATAAAAAACCAGATTTTCAAGCAATCAGTTATTATTCAGCTCCAAAATCTGCAGACCCAAACAAAACATTAGATGATGTAGATCCTGATTTGTTAGAAATGTATCGTAAGCTCGGTATTTCGGTTGATGAACAAAAGAAACTACAAAATGTTGCTGTTGATATTGTTGTAGATTCTGTTTCTGTTGCTACTACTTTTAAAAAGACATTGTCAGAGAAAGGTATTATTTTTATGCCAATATCTGAAGCAATTCAAGAACACCCTGAATTGGTTAAAAAATATTTAGGCTCTGTTGTGCCACAAACGGATAATTTTTATGCTGCATTAAATAGTGCGGTATTTAGTGATGGTTCTTTCTGTTACATTCCGAAAGGGGTAAAATGTCCTATGGAATTATCAACATACTTCAGAATTAACGAAGGAGGAACAGGTCAATTTGAACGTACCTTAGTAGTTGCAGACAAAGGTAGTTATGTGAGTTACCTTGAAGGCTGTACAGCTCCTGCAAGAGATGAAAATCAATTACATGCCGCAGTAGTAGAACTCATAGCATTAGATGATGCTGAAATAAAATACTCAACGGTTCAAAACTGGTTTCCTGGTGGTAAAGACGGTAAAGGTGGGGTTTATAACTTTGTGACCAAACGTGGTTTGTGTGAAAAAAATGCAAAAATATCATGGACACAGGTAGAAACTGGTTCTGCTATTACTTGGAAATATCCGAGTTGTATTTTAAAAGGTGATAATTCTGTCGGTGAGTTTTACTCTATTGCTGTTACTAATAATTATCAGCAAGCAGATACGGGCACAAAAATGATTCATTTAGGTAAAAACACGAAAAGTACTATTATCTCTAAAGGAATTTCTGCAGGTAAATCTCAAAATTCTTATCGTGGTTTAGTTCAAGTAAATTCTAGAGCAGATAATGCTCGTAATTTCTCACAATGTGATTCCTTATTGATGGGAAATGAATGTGGAGCTCATACTTTTCCATATATAGAAGTTAAAAATAAAACGGCTAAAATAGAACATGAGGCAACTACCTCTAAAATTGGTGAAGATCAATTGTTTTATTGTAATCAAAGAGGTATTGGCACAGATAAAGCCATTGCGTTGATTGTAAATGGTTTTAGCAAGGAAGTTTTAAATAAATTACCCATGGAATTTGCTGTTGAGGCTCAAAAATTATTAGAAATAAGCTTAGAAGGAAGTGTAGGTTAA
- a CDS encoding HesB/IscA family protein gives MIQVSEIAKNKVIEMMKDDGYDAATDFVRVGVKSGGCSGLSYELKFDKEQLENDKIFEVNSVKIIVDKKSFLYLVGTTLDYSGGLNGTGFVFKNPNANRTCGCGESFSL, from the coding sequence ATGATACAGGTATCTGAAATAGCAAAAAATAAAGTTATTGAAATGATGAAAGATGACGGTTATGATGCCGCTACTGACTTTGTACGTGTTGGCGTTAAAAGTGGTGGTTGCTCTGGCCTGTCTTATGAATTAAAATTTGATAAGGAACAACTAGAAAACGACAAGATTTTCGAAGTAAATTCGGTGAAAATAATTGTAGACAAAAAGAGCTTTTTGTACCTTGTGGGTACAACATTAGATTATTCAGGAGGACTTAACGGTACTGGATTTGTATTTAAAAACCCCAATGCGAACAGAACATGTGGTTGCGGAGAGAGCTTTTCACTTTAA
- a CDS encoding Ig-like domain-containing protein, translating to MIANGVGLDNIIIATPGAYQLVIDPVLACTSDIIFINAIPCAVDDSSLVIKDNVAGVVIDVLANDADIENDIDVSSINNTSLLAPSNGTISINTSTGEITYVPNAGFSGTDTFEYQICDTNTPALCDVALVVVAVEVDTDSDGVADIIDLDDDNDGIPDTLEAAGNDPSADSDGDGILAYLDEDDSNVSIGDDTPGIEQIYDFDGDGIPNHFDLDSDNDAIPDVIEAGYTDANNDGLVDTVSYGTNGLADEVETSPDSGILAVIPINSDAAYDNNPSFILYNFLDVDSDNDGITDTTEAFSNNTTYNDVDNDGQIDGFLDVDSNGWHDTIDVETNLPTFLNSDSDSIPNYLDLDSDGDGLPDTFEGNFQVTDGDNNGIVGTGIPVDSDGDGLADTNDPDEAGNVIGGFGFYQDRDGDGVNNTLDIDIDNDGIIDNTEGQPTIGYQAPLGTDTDGDGIDDAYDVDNGGVGIGYTNTDGGSAPDYADTDADDPNGLGADPYDILENFYTGPGEDDFDNDGILDLAAFNDADNDGLADIFDLQPTRTAANNATNGGQTPFSQPDTNGTGDRDWRDLDNSDNDGDGLADTTDIDDDNDGILDTVEGTGDFDGDGVLNKDDLDSDNDGIPDYTETGGTADTDSSGMPGTGVLDVTEVDLNGLPSVLLGVGLTPVDTDGDGIPDYHDVDSDNDGITDVLEAAGVDDNGDGRYGTGTGNDSDADGIIDAIDLYDNRDGNLDTLLGGTPLAIPDTDSDGLNNYIDLDSDNDTVPDNVEGQSTVGYIALAGIDTDGDGLDNNYDTNNGGATIVPVNTDGTGDPDYLDLDADDDSLFDIVEAGNGSADTDTDGKTNGTIGVNGLDDAYDDGTGGDTFIDPNGALDDTQSDNFPDADLDVLLGGDVDYRDISFNDNDSDGVSDVADLDDDNDGILDIVESNGVDPLADADSDGVPNYRDADFCTLNAFLICGNLDVDVDGIPNHLDLDSDSDGIPDNIEAQTTLGYAPPDVLDSDGNGLDDRYENTPGSGEGLTPVNTDSADNPDYLDTDSDNDLLDDSLESGITLTGTDTDGDGLDDATDAASGYTDPGGTIDNPLTGGVILPDADTDVNTGGDVDFRDNTDDTADLSLLKSINTTTPVVGNTVVFSITVANNGPGNATGIEVTDQLPSGYTYVSDNGAGSYNSSTGVWAIANLNTATSTTLQITATVNGTGLNENTAEITASNNLDPDSFPNNNIVSEDDQSTATSVPFVDVDHDADGILNLADLDDDNDGITDAQELCGTDPVTGPAPSSTIEVTIDLDNDENETTWILTDASDNTIAGGGSYVDSDEIIVSNSSVLNSGNYTFTIFDSGTESGLDNPGGSDSNGTSGYSINVNGATIFSSANRPNFGASSTHVFAVTIPALSIFSCLSSDPNKDDDGDGILNYLDADYAAVNGSALNANGVVAILDTDGDGIINSLDLDSDNDGIFDIIEAGGVDVVGVDDVDDNGKIDGADATNVGANGVFDTIETTIDSGLLTYTIGDSDGDGIYDFKELDSDVDGCNDVIEAGYTDGNGDGLLADLPIIVDANGLVSGTNVVDGYNTPADGNSNNVYDFQEAGTSPSISAQTTSQPICQGANGSFSVVASGTDLIYQWQISTNGGSTFTNLSDVGVYTGTNNATLNITGALESMNGYQYQVIVGSSAYICSLTTSSPVTLTVPDVSYTASGVDPTTCFGADGSITLTGLVAGTNYRVSYSDDGGPQTPTVLTADASGDILINGLIAGSYTNIVATLFGCSGAPLSVTLSDPIAPVAPTSGGNQLECATIPTQTLTATATAPSGSSVVWYDAATGGKVVVSPTLNTVGTITYYAGSTDDITTCESTVRTAVTLTLQDCEADLTLKKGVNNSTPDVGDAINFRITLINNGPSDANSIIIRDIIPGDFTYTHPNFATSEGTVAFDSGTGALTWDLGAYVLTSGSSLTLTYTVTVDVCGEFVNKVEIIQSSQVDPDSTPNNGQ from the coding sequence ATGATTGCAAATGGTGTAGGGTTGGATAATATAATAATTGCTACACCTGGTGCTTATCAGCTTGTGATAGATCCTGTACTAGCTTGTACGTCAGATATTATTTTTATTAACGCCATACCATGTGCGGTAGATGACTCATCATTAGTTATAAAAGATAATGTTGCAGGTGTTGTGATAGATGTCTTGGCAAATGACGCTGATATTGAAAACGATATTGATGTTTCTTCAATTAATAACACAAGTTTACTGGCTCCATCTAACGGTACAATTTCTATTAATACATCAACGGGTGAAATAACATATGTACCAAATGCAGGGTTTTCCGGTACGGATACCTTCGAATACCAAATATGTGATACCAACACACCTGCACTTTGTGATGTAGCCTTAGTAGTGGTGGCAGTAGAAGTTGATACAGATAGTGATGGTGTGGCAGACATTATTGATTTAGATGATGATAATGATGGAATTCCTGATACTCTTGAAGCAGCCGGAAACGATCCTTCAGCCGATAGTGACGGTGACGGTATTTTGGCCTATTTAGATGAAGACGATAGTAATGTGTCTATTGGAGATGATACTCCAGGTATTGAACAAATTTATGATTTTGACGGTGATGGTATTCCAAATCATTTTGACTTAGATTCCGATAATGATGCAATACCTGATGTAATTGAAGCAGGGTATACAGATGCAAATAATGATGGCTTGGTTGATACTGTATCATATGGAACAAATGGTTTAGCTGATGAAGTTGAAACTTCTCCGGATAGCGGAATTTTAGCAGTTATACCTATCAATAGTGATGCAGCCTATGATAATAATCCAAGTTTCATCTTATATAATTTCTTAGATGTAGATTCCGATAATGATGGAATTACTGATACTACCGAGGCATTTTCAAATAATACTACTTACAACGATGTAGATAATGATGGTCAAATAGATGGATTTTTAGATGTTGATAGTAATGGTTGGCATGATACAATAGATGTTGAAACTAACTTACCGACGTTTTTAAATTCAGATTCAGATTCAATTCCAAATTACCTCGATTTAGATTCAGATGGTGATGGATTACCTGATACTTTTGAAGGTAATTTTCAAGTAACAGATGGGGATAACAATGGTATTGTTGGAACAGGAATTCCCGTAGATTCAGATGGTGATGGACTTGCAGATACCAACGATCCAGACGAAGCAGGAAATGTAATTGGCGGGTTTGGTTTTTACCAAGATAGAGATGGTGATGGTGTAAATAATACCCTGGATATCGATATTGATAATGATGGTATTATTGATAATACAGAAGGGCAACCTACCATTGGTTATCAAGCTCCACTTGGAACTGATACTGACGGTGATGGTATAGATGATGCATATGATGTGGACAATGGTGGCGTTGGAATTGGCTATACCAATACCGATGGTGGTAGTGCTCCTGATTATGCAGATACCGATGCTGATGATCCTAACGGTTTAGGTGCTGATCCATATGATATTCTCGAAAATTTTTATACGGGACCTGGTGAAGATGATTTTGATAATGATGGTATATTAGATTTAGCCGCTTTTAATGATGCAGATAATGATGGTCTTGCTGATATTTTTGATTTACAACCTACACGTACGGCAGCCAATAATGCTACAAATGGAGGGCAAACACCTTTTAGTCAGCCTGATACGAATGGAACAGGAGATCGTGACTGGAGAGATTTAGATAATTCAGATAACGATGGTGACGGATTAGCTGATACTACAGATATTGATGATGATAACGATGGAATTCTTGATACTGTTGAAGGAACGGGTGATTTTGATGGAGATGGAGTGTTAAATAAAGATGATTTAGATAGTGATAATGATGGTATTCCCGATTATACGGAGACTGGTGGTACAGCAGATACAGACAGTAGTGGTATGCCGGGTACTGGTGTATTAGATGTTACTGAAGTAGATTTGAATGGCCTGCCTTCGGTGTTATTAGGTGTTGGCTTAACACCTGTAGATACAGATGGTGATGGAATTCCAGATTATCATGATGTAGACTCAGATAACGATGGTATTACCGATGTTTTAGAAGCCGCAGGAGTAGATGATAATGGAGATGGCAGATATGGTACAGGTACTGGTAATGACAGTGATGCAGATGGAATAATTGATGCAATTGATCTTTATGACAATAGAGATGGTAACCTTGATACCCTACTCGGAGGTACACCACTTGCTATTCCTGATACAGATAGTGACGGACTGAATAACTATATTGATTTAGACTCAGATAATGATACGGTTCCAGACAATGTTGAGGGACAATCAACTGTTGGTTATATAGCATTAGCTGGAATAGATACTGATGGAGATGGGCTAGATAATAATTATGATACAAACAATGGTGGTGCTACAATAGTCCCTGTAAATACTGATGGAACAGGCGATCCTGATTATTTAGATTTAGATGCTGATGATGATTCACTATTTGATATTGTTGAGGCTGGTAATGGTTCTGCAGATACTGATACTGATGGTAAAACTAATGGAACTATAGGAGTCAATGGACTTGATGATGCCTACGATGATGGTACGGGAGGAGATACATTTATTGATCCTAATGGAGCATTGGATGATACCCAAAGCGATAACTTTCCTGATGCAGATTTAGATGTTTTATTGGGAGGGGATGTTGATTATCGAGATATTTCATTCAATGATAATGATAGTGATGGCGTTTCTGATGTTGCAGATTTAGATGATGATAATGATGGTATTTTGGATATTGTCGAATCGAATGGAGTAGACCCACTTGCAGATGCAGATAGTGATGGTGTTCCAAATTATCGTGATGCTGATTTTTGCACTTTAAATGCATTTTTGATTTGTGGGAATCTTGATGTCGATGTCGATGGTATTCCAAACCATTTGGATCTAGATTCAGATAGTGACGGTATTCCTGATAATATTGAGGCACAAACAACACTTGGTTACGCACCACCTGATGTTTTAGATAGTGATGGAAATGGACTGGACGATAGGTATGAAAATACTCCGGGTTCAGGCGAAGGATTGACTCCTGTCAACACAGATAGTGCAGATAATCCTGATTATTTAGATACCGATAGTGATAATGATTTATTGGACGACAGTCTGGAATCTGGCATAACCTTGACAGGAACAGATACAGATGGTGATGGGCTCGATGATGCAACTGATGCTGCCTCAGGTTATACCGACCCAGGAGGTACAATTGATAATCCGTTAACAGGTGGGGTTATACTGCCAGATGCAGATACAGATGTTAATACAGGGGGTGATGTTGATTTTAGAGATAACACTGATGATACCGCTGACTTAAGTTTGTTAAAATCAATAAATACTACTACTCCAGTTGTCGGTAATACTGTTGTTTTTTCAATTACAGTAGCTAATAATGGACCCGGTAATGCAACTGGGATTGAAGTAACAGACCAATTACCATCGGGTTACACTTATGTTAGCGATAATGGTGCAGGATCATATAATTCTAGTACCGGAGTTTGGGCCATTGCAAACCTAAATACCGCTACATCTACCACGTTACAAATTACGGCGACAGTCAATGGAACAGGTTTGAACGAAAATACGGCTGAAATTACTGCTAGTAACAACCTTGATCCTGATTCTTTTCCAAATAATAATATTGTCAGTGAAGACGATCAATCTACTGCAACTTCTGTTCCATTTGTAGACGTTGATCATGATGCTGATGGCATTTTAAATTTAGCTGATCTTGATGATGATAATGATGGTATTACTGACGCTCAAGAATTATGTGGTACTGATCCTGTTACAGGTCCGGCACCTTCGTCCACTATTGAAGTGACAATAGATTTGGATAATGATGAAAATGAAACCACCTGGATTCTAACCGATGCTTCGGACAATACTATTGCAGGTGGTGGATCTTATGTTGATTCAGATGAAATTATTGTTTCAAACAGTAGTGTTTTAAATTCAGGCAATTATACCTTTACTATTTTTGATTCAGGCACGGAAAGTGGCCTTGATAATCCAGGGGGTTCAGACTCTAATGGTACTTCAGGCTATAGTATAAATGTTAATGGTGCTACTATATTTTCATCGGCTAATAGGCCTAATTTTGGGGCATCTAGTACGCATGTTTTTGCAGTAACTATTCCAGCATTAAGCATTTTCTCATGTTTAAGTTCTGATCCAAATAAAGATGACGATGGTGATGGTATTTTAAACTATTTGGATGCAGATTATGCGGCAGTCAATGGGTCTGCCCTAAATGCCAATGGGGTAGTAGCTATTTTAGATACAGATGGTGATGGAATAATTAACAGTTTAGATTTAGATTCAGATAATGACGGTATTTTTGATATTATAGAAGCTGGGGGTGTCGATGTTGTTGGTGTTGACGATGTAGATGATAATGGTAAAATTGATGGAGCTGACGCAACGAATGTTGGTGCAAATGGTGTTTTTGATACTATTGAAACTACTATTGATAGTGGTTTATTAACATATACAATTGGTGATTCCGATGGAGACGGTATCTATGATTTCAAAGAGTTAGATTCTGATGTTGACGGTTGTAATGATGTAATTGAAGCGGGCTATACTGATGGTAATGGAGATGGTCTTTTAGCTGATTTACCTATAATAGTCGATGCAAATGGATTAGTTTCAGGAACAAACGTAGTGGATGGGTATAACACACCCGCTGACGGTAATTCTAATAATGTTTATGATTTTCAAGAAGCAGGTACCTCGCCATCTATTTCTGCCCAAACAACTAGCCAACCCATCTGTCAAGGTGCTAACGGTTCTTTTAGTGTTGTAGCCTCAGGCACAGATTTAATTTATCAATGGCAAATAAGCACAAATGGAGGTTCAACATTTACTAATTTAAGCGATGTTGGGGTATACACAGGTACTAATAATGCTACATTGAATATTACTGGTGCTTTAGAGAGTATGAATGGATATCAATATCAAGTTATAGTTGGTAGTAGTGCTTATATTTGTAGTCTTACAACTTCTTCGCCAGTGACCTTAACTGTTCCTGATGTTTCATATACAGCCTCGGGTGTAGATCCAACTACGTGTTTTGGTGCTGATGGATCCATCACTTTAACAGGCTTAGTGGCTGGAACGAATTATAGAGTGAGCTATTCAGATGACGGTGGGCCACAAACACCAACTGTTTTAACTGCTGATGCTAGCGGAGATATTCTTATCAATGGACTAATTGCTGGTTCTTACACAAATATAGTGGCAACATTATTTGGATGCTCTGGAGCTCCGTTAAGTGTAACGCTTTCTGATCCAATTGCCCCTGTGGCACCAACAAGTGGAGGTAATCAGTTGGAGTGTGCAACCATACCAACGCAAACACTTACGGCAACAGCAACAGCTCCTAGTGGGTCGAGTGTAGTGTGGTATGATGCAGCAACCGGTGGTAAGGTTGTAGTAAGTCCAACATTAAATACTGTCGGAACAATAACTTATTATGCAGGAAGTACAGACGATATTACAACCTGTGAGAGCACGGTAAGAACCGCAGTTACTTTAACGCTACAAGACTGTGAAGCGGACTTAACTCTAAAAAAGGGCGTTAATAATTCAACGCCTGATGTAGGTGATGCTATTAACTTTAGAATTACATTAATTAACAATGGGCCATCTGATGCCAATTCTATAATTATTAGAGATATTATACCGGGTGATTTTACGTATACACATCCTAATTTCGCTACGAGCGAAGGTACAGTAGCTTTTGATTCAGGAACAGGTGCCTTGACATGGGATTTAGGAGCTTATGTTTTGACTAGCGGAAGCAGTTTAACATTAACGTATACCGTTACTGTTGATGTCTGTGGAGAGTTTGTTAATAAGGTGGAAATCATTCAGAGTTCACAAGTTGACCCAGATTCTACGCCTAATAATGGGCAATAA